CCCACTACGATCCCGCCGACCTGATCGGCCGCTGCGTGGTGGTGGTGGCCAACCTGCAACCCGCGGAAATCCGCGGCGTGCGCTCCGAGGGCATGCTCCTCGCCGCCACCCGCGGGCGCCGCCTGCGCCTGGTGACCCCCGATGCCGAGGTGCCCCCGGGCACCGCGGTGGGCTAGAGGGGGTCGAACAAGCCTCTCCCGGGCCCGGAACGTGGCGACCTTCCCCCGGAGGTCACTCTCCCGCCGCGCCTTCGTCTTCCCTGGCCACCAGCAGGCGCGCGGCGGCGCGGCGGCCGAGGCTGAGGGGAGACCGCCGGCCGAGAGCGAGGGTGACCGTGTCCGCGGCCTCGTCATGGCGGAGCAGGTGCAGGTGGTTGCCGGGGCGCAGGCCGAGGCGGGAGAGGTGCTCGAGGAAGCGGGGTTCCTGGTCGGCGACGCGGAGCAGCACCAGGCGCTCGCCCTCGGCGCACTCGAGCAGTGAACGCAGGGCGAGGCACGCGGTCTGGCCCTGGCGATCGGGGATCGGGTCGCCGTGGGGATCGAAACGGGGATGCCCCAGCACCTCCTCGATACGGTCGGCCAGCCGGTCGCTCAGAGCGTGCTCGAGTCGCTCCGCCTCCGCATGCACCTCGCTCCAGTCCAGCCCCAGCACCTCCACCAGCAGGGCCTCCACCAGGCGGTGGCGACGCAGGATCCGCGCTCCCGCCATACGCCCCCGGGGAGAGAGGCGGGCGCCGCGGTAGGGCTCGTAGTGCAGCCAGCCCCCGGCGGCGAGGGACTGGATCATCGCCGTGGCGGTGGAAGGAGAAACCCGGAGCCAGCCCGCCAGCCGGCCGGTGGACACCGGTACCCGCTCGCCCTCGGCCTGGCGGGCGTAGAGGGTTTTGAGGCAATCCTCGCCCGCGGCGCTCAGGGCGCGGGGGCGG
This DNA window, taken from Acidobacteriota bacterium, encodes the following:
- a CDS encoding metal-dependent transcriptional regulator yields the protein MSTRKPSSAAARPRALSAAGEDCLKTLYARQAEGERVPVSTGRLAGWLRVSPSTATAMIQSLAAGGWLHYEPYRGARLSPRGRMAGARILRRHRLVEALLVEVLGLDWSEVHAEAERLEHALSDRLADRIEEVLGHPRFDPHGDPIPDRQGQTACLALRSLLECAEGERLVLLRVADQEPRFLEHLSRLGLRPGNHLHLLRHDEAADTVTLALGRRSPLSLGRRAAARLLVAREDEGAAGE